From one Anopheles cruzii chromosome 3, idAnoCruzAS_RS32_06, whole genome shotgun sequence genomic stretch:
- the LOC128273780 gene encoding uncharacterized protein LOC128273780, with translation MAVGGRVTGRLGYGNGYSDGRSYAGINEEIMYVSIGMGIIIAILICIALCYIARENCKNKREYYITA, from the exons ATGGCTGTCGGAG GGCGTGTTACCGGCCGTCTTGGGTACGGCAATGGATACTCAGACG GGCGTTCTTATGCAGGTATCAACGAGGAAATTATGTACGTTAGCATAGGAATGGGAATAATTATCGCTATTCTCATTTGCATCGCGTTGTGTTACATTGCACGCGAAAATTGTAAAAACAAGCGGGAATACTATATTACTGCCTAA